From the genome of Pseudomonas migulae:
ACGGTCAGGCCCGTGCATGACGAGCTTTGAAACACTGCCCTTACAGCGCTGACGGCCTGGAACACTGAGCCTTCAAGGTATGAGAGACTCAGCGGCGACGCATGAGGCCGATGAAGAACAAGCCACCGATGGCAGCGGTGGCGACACCGATAGGCAGGTCTTCCGGGGCAATCAGGGTACGGGCGGCGACGTCGACCCAGACCAGGAAGATGCTGCCGAGCAACACGCACACCGGCAGCAATCGTCGGTGCTCGGCCCCGACCAATCGGCGTGCAATGTGCGGCACCATCAACCCGACAAACCCGATCGACCCGCTGATCGACACCAATACTCCCGTCATCAACGACGCAATCAAAAACACCCGCAACCGCACAGTGCGGGCATTGAGTCCGAGGGTTACCGCCGTCTGTTCACCCGCCATCAACGCGTTCAATGGACGGGCCATGCCCAGCAACAAAACCAGGCCAAGCAACACGCTCGCCGCCGGCACCGCGAGCAATTCCCAGCGTGCCAGTCCGAGCCCGCCGAGCATCCAGAACATCACCGCCGAACTGGCACGGTGATCGCCGAGAAACAGCAGCAGATTGGCGATCGCCATCATCACGAACGACACCGCCACGCCGCACAACAGCAGCCGGTCACTGTCCAGCCGCCCGTTACGGTTGGCGATGATCAGCACGATCAGCATACTCAGCAGCGCACCGATAAACGCGGCGATGGGCAAGGTCAACAGGCCGACGATTTCACCGACATGCAGCACCACGATCACCGCGCCCAGCGTGGCGCCAGAGGTGACCCCGAGCAAATGCGGATCGGCCAGCGGATTGCGCGTCACCGCTTGCAGCACCGCGCCGATCAACGCCAGGCCAGCGCCCACCAACGCGCCGAGCAACATGCGCGGCACGCGGATCAACCAGACGATATGTTCCTGTCCGGCGGCCCAGCTCACGTCGCCGAGACCGAACGCCTTGTGCAGCAGAATCCTCCACACCACGTCCACCGGCACCCGCGCCGGGCCGAAACCCAGCGATACCACGCAAGACACCAGCAACAGTGCGCCGAGGGCGATCAGCAATAACGCGTAGCGACGGTTATTCATTCGCCGTGGAAACCCTTGGCCAGGGTTTCGACCGCCAGCACGTTATCGATGCCCGGCGTGGCCTGCACGTACGGGATCACAATGAAGCGCTGGTGCTTGATCGCGTCCACCGATTGCAGCGCCTTGTTGCTGCGCAGGAATTGCGCCTTCTGTTCGGCGGTGACCTCGCCGTAATCGACGATCACGATCACCTGCGGATTGCGCTCGACCACGTTCTCCCAGTTGACCCGGGTCCAGCTCGCGTCGACGTCATCCAGAATGTTGCGCCCGCCCGCCGCATCGATCAGCGCTTGCGGCATGCCGAGGCGGCCGGAGGTCATGGCGCGGTCTTCGCCGCTGTCATAGAGGAATACGCGCGGTTTATCGGCGGGCAGCTCCTTGCGCACCTCGGCGATTTGCTCCTGCATCCGGGCAATCAAGGCGTTGGCGCGAGCCTGCACGTCGAAGATTTTGCCGAGGTTG
Proteins encoded in this window:
- a CDS encoding FecCD family ABC transporter permease, producing MNNRRYALLLIALGALLLVSCVVSLGFGPARVPVDVVWRILLHKAFGLGDVSWAAGQEHIVWLIRVPRMLLGALVGAGLALIGAVLQAVTRNPLADPHLLGVTSGATLGAVIVVLHVGEIVGLLTLPIAAFIGALLSMLIVLIIANRNGRLDSDRLLLCGVAVSFVMMAIANLLLFLGDHRASSAVMFWMLGGLGLARWELLAVPAASVLLGLVLLLGMARPLNALMAGEQTAVTLGLNARTVRLRVFLIASLMTGVLVSISGSIGFVGLMVPHIARRLVGAEHRRLLPVCVLLGSIFLVWVDVAARTLIAPEDLPIGVATAAIGGLFFIGLMRRR